From Lolium perenne isolate Kyuss_39 chromosome 5, Kyuss_2.0, whole genome shotgun sequence, a single genomic window includes:
- the LOC127302473 gene encoding 3-ketoacyl-CoA synthase 4-like, which yields MDVAHKDHLLAAFHGLLGAAALLLCVLAEALVFALQRSMTLYLVPVSAMLLLCRYRRRRAAGGSIGLVDFSCLKPPRRLRLPVAALIEHFNLIDCFDGGSIEFMANAIQSSGMGNETYFPPALHYLPPASTHAHAVQEAHMLFFPALDDLFAKTRVPPSAVGALVVNCSGFCPAPSLTAIIANRYGMRSDVKTFNLSGMGCSAGSVGVDVAAGVLRAHAMSYAVVVSAEILTVGWYFGKDHGKLLLNCNFRTGCSAVLLTNNMAAPVKYRLVNMTRTNTTANDRSYRAGYREEDDEGITGFTLGHGVGRMVSELLRAHLVKLSLSILPWREKARYTAALLVSMRRRGQDKLAGSSVSGAAPMPDFRAAADHFCLPSSGKPMILRLGKGLGLGEREMEAALMAFHRFGNQSAAALWYQLAYLEAKGRVRKGDTVWQLGIGSGLKANSLVWERVAVADDVAGGRAGRNALGPWMDCIHQYPMWDT from the coding sequence ATGGACGTAGCTCACAAGGACCACCTGCTCGCGGCCTTCCATGGCCTCCTCGGCGCCGCGGCACTCCTCCTCTGCGTCCTCGCCGAGGCCCTCGTCTTTGCCTTGCAACGGAGCATGACGCTCTACCTCGTGCCGGTCTCCGCGATGCTGCTCCTCTGCCGCTACCGCCGCCGTCGCGCCGCGGGCGGCAGCATCGGGCTCGTCGACTTCTCCTGCCTCAAGCCGCCCCGCCGGCTTCGGCTCCCGGTGGCAGCGCTAATAGAGCACTTCAACCTCATCGACTGcttcgacggcggcagcatcGAGTTCATGGCAAACGCCATCCAGTCCAGCGGCATGGGCAACGAGACCTACTTCCCGCCCGCGCTGCACTACCTCCCGCCGGCGTCCACGCACGCGCACGCCGTCCAGGAGGCGCACATGCTCTTCTTCCCCGCCCTCGACGACCTCTTCGCCAAGACCCGCGTGCCGCCGTCCGCCGTCGGCGCGCTCGTCGTCAACTGCAGCGGCTTCTGCCCGGCGCCGTCGCTCACGGCCATCATCGCCAACCGCTACGGGATGCGCAGCGACGTCAAGACCTTCAACCTCTCCGGCATGGGCTGCAGCGCCGGCTCTGTCGGCGTGGACGTCGCCGCCGGCGTCCTGCGGGCGCACGCCATGTCGTACGCCGTCGTCGTCAGCGCCGAGATCCTCACGGTGGGATGGTACTTCGGCAAGGACCACGGAAAGCTCCTCCTCAACTGCAACTTCCGCACCGGCTGCTCCGCCGTGCTTTTAACGAACAACATGGCGGCGCCAGTGAAGTACCGGCTCGTCAACATGACGCGCACGAACACGACGGCCAACGACCGGAGCTACCGGGCGGGGTAccgggaggaggacgacgagggcATCACCGGCTTCACGCTCGGCCATGGCGTCGGCCGCATGGTCAGCGAGCTGCTGCGCGCGCACCTCGTCAAGCTCAGCCTCTCCATCCTGCCTTGGCGCGAGAAGGCGCGCTACACGGCCGCGTTGCTCGTGTCGATGCGCCGGCGAGGGCAAGACAAGCTCGCCGGCAGCAGTGTCTCCGGCGCGGCGCCGATGCCAGACTTCCGCGCGGCGGCGGACCACTTCTGCCTGCCGTCATCGGGGAAGCCAATGATACTGCGACTGGGAAAGGGGCTCGGACTGGGCGAGAGGGAGATGGAGGCGGCGCTCATGGCGTTCCACCGGTTCGGGAACCAGTCGGCGGCGGCCTTGTGGTACCAGCTCGCGTACCTCGAGGCCAAGGGTCGGGTCCGGAAGGGCGACACGGTGTGGCAGCTCGGCATCGGGAGCGGGCTTAAGGCCAACAGCCTGGTGTGGGAGCGCGTCGCCGTCGCCGACGACGTCGCCGGCGGGCGCGCCGGGAGGAACGCTCTGGGGCCGTGGATGGACTGCATCCACCAGTACCCGATGTGGGATACGTAG